The stretch of DNA AAAAAATAAGAATAATAATTTAAATAATAATTATAATGGATATTTAACTGATGTAATATATATATCAGACTCTTCAAAAAATGTTGAAAGAAATTTTTATTTATTTTATATAAACAATAATGTTGTAAATGAAATATTTCGTTTATTAAATTTTAGTGATTTTATTATTGACAATTTATAAAATATAGCTAAATTTAATTGCCTAATTTAATAACTATGTTATAATGAAAATATAACAATTGATAACAAAGGGGTGAGATGTGAAAAATGTTAGAAGAGAAAAAACCGATTATGCAGTTCAATCTGTAAATAATGCAATAGATGTTTTGGAGTTACTTGCCGAGGAAGGTGGGGAATTATCTGTTAGTGAATGTGCTGCAAAGTTAGGTCTCACAAAAAGTAATGCTTCAAATATCTTAAATACCTTAGCTGTTTTTGGTTTTGTGGAGCACAATAAATATACAGGAAATTATAGGCTGGGGGTAAAAACATTCCAGATAGCCCAAACATATCTATCAAATATGCAGCTAATTGATGTTTCAAGAGAATATTTAAATAAGGTGAGAGATGAACTTGATGAGACCTCTTATATTAGTGTTATGAGGGAAAACAATATTATATATCTAAATGTTGTTGAAACAAGAAAATCTGTTAGGGTCAAATCACGTATTGGGACAATAAAACCAGCGTATGCGTCAGCTAGCGGTAAAGTTCATCTATCATCATTATCCAATAATCGTATTAAAAGCATTTATCCAGAGACATT from Deferribacterota bacterium encodes:
- a CDS encoding IclR family transcriptional regulator, translated to MKNVRREKTDYAVQSVNNAIDVLELLAEEGGELSVSECAAKLGLTKSNASNILNTLAVFGFVEHNKYTGNYRLGVKTFQIAQTYLSNMQLIDVSREYLNKVRDELDETSYISVMRENNIIYLNVVETRKSVRVKSRIGTIKPAYASASGKVHLSSLSNNRIKSIYPETLEKLTEHTIGNVDDLLKEIEEVRKQGYAMDIEEMEHEVYSVAAPVYNFLGEVVGAISCSIPKVRVNEDFIKNKVVRVVCENAKNLSVRYGYKVV